A region of Paraburkholderia sp. BL23I1N1 DNA encodes the following proteins:
- a CDS encoding amidase yields MNEFIQTLSLGGAGPSIAIKDTIDIAGYATTAASRALADTPPATQHADVVARLIDAGWHIVGKANMHELAFGMTGINEYTGTPQNPQDASRIPGGSSSGSAAAVGLKLADAALGTDTGGSIRGPAACCGVIGLKPTYGRVSRHGVAPRESTLDCVGPFAREMQMIIAAMQAITADFDHHAANATQTGAWNVGIVQVDAAPDILSAVARAADQTDCTARTVELAGFAAAFEAGLAIINVETSHAFGHLVASGKLGADLDARLRAAAKTTPAQCDAAESVRRQFTAAVDHALESVDVLILPTLPALPITLGEARGGASVIAMSSLIRPFNLSGHPALSLPLPIVGSPLKAGLQIVGRKGADEQVCAIAARFEAALAA; encoded by the coding sequence ATGAACGAGTTTATCCAGACCCTGTCGCTGGGCGGCGCGGGCCCCAGCATCGCGATCAAGGACACGATCGATATCGCCGGCTACGCGACCACCGCCGCGAGCCGCGCATTGGCCGACACACCGCCTGCCACCCAGCACGCGGACGTCGTGGCGCGATTGATCGACGCCGGCTGGCACATCGTCGGCAAGGCGAATATGCACGAACTGGCGTTCGGCATGACCGGTATCAACGAGTACACCGGCACGCCTCAAAATCCCCAGGACGCCTCGCGTATTCCCGGCGGTTCATCGAGCGGTTCGGCGGCCGCGGTTGGTTTGAAACTTGCCGACGCCGCGCTCGGCACGGACACCGGTGGATCGATTCGCGGCCCTGCTGCATGCTGCGGCGTGATCGGCTTGAAGCCGACTTACGGGCGTGTATCCCGGCACGGCGTTGCACCGCGTGAATCGACGCTCGATTGCGTTGGGCCATTTGCGCGCGAGATGCAGATGATCATCGCCGCGATGCAGGCGATCACCGCCGACTTCGACCACCATGCCGCTAATGCGACGCAAACAGGCGCATGGAACGTCGGTATCGTGCAAGTCGACGCAGCGCCGGACATTCTCAGCGCCGTTGCGCGCGCAGCAGATCAAACCGACTGCACGGCTCGCACCGTGGAACTCGCAGGCTTTGCCGCCGCCTTCGAAGCAGGCCTCGCGATCATCAACGTCGAAACCTCGCATGCGTTCGGCCATCTCGTGGCAAGCGGCAAGCTCGGTGCCGATCTCGACGCACGGTTGCGCGCCGCTGCAAAAACTACCCCAGCGCAGTGCGATGCGGCGGAGTCGGTACGACGGCAATTCACCGCGGCTGTCGATCATGCGCTTGAAAGCGTGGACGTCTTGATTCTCCCCACCCTGCCCGCGCTCCCCATCACGCTCGGCGAGGCACGCGGCGGCGCCTCGGTTATCGCCATGTCCTCATTGATCCGGCCGTTCAATCTGAGCGGCCATCCGGCGCTGAGCTTGCCCTTGCCTATCGTCGGCTCGCCGCTCAAGGCAGGTCTGCAGATCGTTGGACGCAAAGGCGCGGATGAACAGGTCTGCGCGATTGCGGCGCGCTTCGAAGCGGCACTCGCCGCTTAA
- a CDS encoding SDR family NAD(P)-dependent oxidoreductase: MQNRVVLVTGAARGLGAAIATRFHAAGYAVAIGDIAFDAAQTLARELSADGSSAFALNLDVTAKTAFESARDTILQRWGRIDALINNAGASKVVPVMEITAEQFDQVINVNLRSVLFGCQVFGQHFADAGAGRIVNIASLAGQNGGSATGAHYAAAKGGVITLTKVFARDLGAAGVTVNAISPGPMDLPIVHESVAADKLKAVIANIPAGRLGSADYVADVAVMLAAENAYFANGACWDVNGGLFMR; this comes from the coding sequence ATGCAGAACAGAGTTGTACTCGTCACCGGCGCCGCGCGCGGTCTCGGCGCCGCGATTGCCACACGCTTTCACGCGGCGGGTTACGCCGTTGCTATCGGCGACATTGCGTTCGATGCCGCACAAACCCTTGCCCGCGAACTGAGCGCCGACGGCTCGAGCGCCTTCGCGCTGAATCTCGACGTGACCGCGAAGACCGCGTTCGAATCCGCACGCGATACCATCCTGCAACGCTGGGGCCGCATCGACGCGTTGATCAACAATGCGGGCGCATCCAAAGTCGTCCCTGTGATGGAGATTACCGCCGAGCAGTTCGATCAGGTGATCAACGTGAATCTGCGCAGCGTGCTGTTTGGCTGCCAGGTGTTCGGCCAGCATTTCGCCGACGCCGGCGCCGGGCGCATCGTCAACATTGCCTCGCTGGCGGGGCAGAACGGTGGATCGGCCACCGGCGCCCACTATGCGGCGGCCAAAGGCGGCGTGATCACCTTGACCAAGGTGTTCGCCCGCGATCTGGGCGCGGCGGGGGTGACCGTCAATGCGATTTCGCCAGGGCCGATGGATCTGCCGATCGTGCACGAGAGCGTCGCGGCCGACAAGCTGAAGGCGGTGATCGCCAACATTCCCGCAGGACGCCTGGGCTCGGCGGACTATGTCGCCGATGTCGCGGTCATGCTGGCGGCGGAGAACGCTTACTTCGCGAATGGCGCGTGCTGGGATGTGAACGGCGGCCTGTTCATGCGTTAA
- a CDS encoding DUF6893 family small protein, which translates to MKGLLKYLLLPALVVGVLANMKDIKRYLRIRNM; encoded by the coding sequence ATGAAAGGCTTACTGAAGTACCTCTTGTTGCCGGCGTTGGTGGTCGGCGTGCTCGCGAATATGAAGGATATCAAGCGCTATCTGCGCATCCGCAACATGTAG
- a CDS encoding aromatic-ring-hydroxylating dioxygenase subunit beta, giving the protein MMDNRNTLFSQQTFAGAVELIWREAELLDRKDYREWLSLWDPAGFYVVPIDPDTTDFAATLNYAYDDQDMREKRVQRMTSGYSASASDAARTVRTVSRFTLTSDTSDEVEVSSAQIIVAYKRGKSTLFAADLTHRISFASGEARIVHKVIRLIDSTEALSAIGFLL; this is encoded by the coding sequence ATGATGGACAACAGGAACACGCTGTTCTCGCAGCAGACTTTTGCCGGCGCGGTCGAACTGATCTGGCGCGAAGCCGAATTGCTGGACCGCAAGGACTATCGCGAGTGGCTTTCGCTGTGGGACCCGGCGGGCTTCTACGTAGTGCCGATCGATCCCGACACCACCGACTTCGCCGCCACGCTGAACTACGCGTACGACGATCAGGACATGCGCGAGAAACGCGTACAACGCATGACGTCCGGCTATTCGGCGTCGGCGAGCGACGCCGCCCGCACCGTGCGCACGGTTTCGCGTTTCACTTTGACGAGCGATACGAGCGACGAGGTCGAGGTGAGTTCGGCGCAGATCATCGTCGCGTACAAACGCGGCAAGTCCACCTTGTTCGCCGCGGACCTCACGCATCGCATCAGTTTCGCGAGCGGTGAGGCGCGCATCGTACACAAGGTCATTCGCCTGATCGACTCGACCGAGGCGCTTAGCGCCATCGGTTTCCTGTTGTGA
- a CDS encoding HypC/HybG/HupF family hydrogenase formation chaperone: MCLGIPGQIVEVTDAANDLALVNIGGVRRVINIAFVIEEGRPASACIGEWVMVHVGFAMSRLDEQEAARTLALLHELGVAQGEMDDMADMANTDTLRDELRSAP; the protein is encoded by the coding sequence ATGTGTTTAGGTATCCCAGGACAAATCGTCGAGGTGACCGACGCGGCGAACGATCTCGCGCTCGTCAATATCGGCGGGGTGCGGCGCGTGATCAATATCGCCTTCGTGATCGAGGAAGGACGGCCGGCGAGCGCGTGCATTGGCGAATGGGTGATGGTGCATGTGGGCTTCGCAATGAGCCGGCTCGACGAGCAGGAAGCCGCACGCACACTCGCGTTATTGCACGAACTGGGCGTCGCGCAGGGCGAGATGGATGACATGGCCGACATGGCAAACACGGACACGCTGCGCGATGAACTGCGCAGTGCGCCATGA
- a CDS encoding response regulator transcription factor, translated as MSQAPQSAPSPAPIVYIVDDDNGMRTSLAWLLESVGVKSAGFANANEFLSAFDPGMPACLVLDVRMPEQSGFDVQAELNRRGATLPTIFVSGHGDIPMSVRALQNGAIDFVEKPYNSQQMLDRVQRALKLAALRHAADQKQRELKKRLESLTAREKEVLRGVIDGKGSKRIASDLSISVKTVDVHRASIKDKLGTASIAMLVRDVMAVWDQDASASSVLR; from the coding sequence ATGTCTCAAGCGCCTCAGTCCGCACCGTCCCCCGCACCGATCGTCTATATCGTCGACGACGACAACGGCATGCGTACGTCGCTTGCGTGGCTGCTCGAATCGGTCGGCGTGAAATCGGCGGGCTTCGCCAATGCCAATGAATTTCTGAGCGCATTTGATCCGGGCATGCCCGCCTGTCTCGTGCTTGACGTGCGTATGCCGGAGCAAAGCGGCTTCGACGTGCAAGCGGAGTTGAACCGTCGAGGTGCGACGCTGCCGACCATTTTCGTCAGCGGTCACGGCGATATTCCAATGTCGGTGCGCGCCTTGCAGAACGGTGCGATCGATTTCGTGGAGAAACCGTATAACTCGCAGCAGATGCTCGACCGCGTGCAACGCGCGTTGAAACTGGCTGCGCTTCGTCACGCCGCCGATCAGAAGCAGCGCGAGTTGAAGAAGCGCCTGGAATCGCTGACGGCGCGCGAAAAAGAAGTGCTGCGCGGCGTGATCGACGGCAAGGGCAGCAAACGCATCGCCTCCGATCTGTCGATCAGCGTGAAGACCGTCGACGTGCATCGCGCGAGCATCAAGGACAAGCTCGGCACGGCCTCGATCGCGATGCTGGTGCGCGACGTGATGGCGGTGTGGGACCAGGATGCGTCCGCGAGCAGTGTGCTTCGTTGA
- the hpaC gene encoding 4-hydroxyphenylacetate 3-monooxygenase, reductase component, which yields MKPNPQSTSVADADLAAKQQFRQAMAHLSAAVNVITTAGPHGRCGVTASAVCSVTDTPPTLLVCLNRSSAMHATFERNRHVCINVLPGEHELLARHFAGMTQVPMEERFGWPIWDEGTHGVPVLRDALASLQGEIVDLKEVGSHSVMFVKTTSISVRTDGDGLIYFDRNFHRIKRSASH from the coding sequence ATGAAGCCCAACCCGCAATCGACTTCCGTTGCTGACGCCGACCTGGCAGCCAAGCAGCAATTCCGTCAGGCCATGGCGCATCTATCCGCGGCCGTGAACGTCATCACGACGGCCGGCCCGCATGGACGCTGCGGCGTGACCGCGAGCGCCGTGTGCTCCGTCACCGATACGCCGCCCACGCTGCTCGTCTGCCTGAACCGATCGAGCGCCATGCACGCCACCTTCGAACGCAACCGGCATGTTTGCATCAACGTGCTGCCCGGCGAGCATGAACTGCTCGCGCGCCATTTCGCCGGCATGACGCAGGTGCCGATGGAAGAACGCTTTGGCTGGCCGATCTGGGATGAAGGCACACACGGCGTGCCGGTATTGCGCGACGCACTCGCGAGTCTGCAGGGCGAAATCGTCGATCTGAAGGAAGTGGGCTCGCACTCGGTGATGTTCGTCAAAACCACAAGCATCAGCGTGCGCACGGATGGCGATGGGTTGATCTATTTCGATCGCAACTTCCACCGCATCAAGCGCTCGGCGTCGCATTGA
- the hypE gene encoding hydrogenase expression/formation protein HypE: MNDRASESLRSAAPRRVRDGSVNLAHGSGGRAMRDLIEDVFVSTFDNPTLAALEDQAVFALADLAKHGDRLAFTTDSYVVDPLFFPGGDIGTLAVSGTVNDLAVCGATPLYLSCAVVIEEGLAVDILRRVAASMQRIALEAGVAIVTGDTKVVERGCADKLFINTAGIGVVRCDVSSSACNARPGDVVIVNGYLGDHGAAILVARQQLALEADVESDCCPLNSLIAVMLDACSQIHCLRDATRGGVATVLNEFAQSSNVTIRLREADLPLREQVKGACEILGLDPLYLANEGKLVAVVPADAAERVLAAMRAHPAGREAASIGTVEIGEVDGGGLVVMQTAFGGQRIVDMLVGEQLPRIC; encoded by the coding sequence GTGAACGACCGGGCGTCCGAATCTTTGCGGTCGGCGGCACCTCGCCGGGTACGCGACGGTTCCGTCAATCTTGCGCACGGTAGCGGCGGCCGCGCGATGCGTGATCTGATCGAAGACGTTTTTGTCTCGACCTTCGACAACCCCACGCTTGCCGCGCTGGAAGATCAGGCTGTGTTCGCGCTCGCCGATCTCGCAAAGCACGGGGACCGTCTCGCTTTCACGACCGATAGCTACGTAGTCGATCCGCTGTTCTTTCCTGGCGGCGACATCGGCACCCTGGCCGTCTCGGGCACGGTCAACGATCTGGCGGTGTGCGGCGCGACGCCGCTATATCTCTCGTGCGCGGTGGTGATCGAGGAGGGTCTTGCCGTCGATATCTTGCGGCGCGTTGCCGCGAGCATGCAACGAATCGCACTCGAAGCGGGCGTCGCGATTGTGACGGGCGATACCAAAGTGGTCGAGCGCGGTTGCGCGGACAAACTATTCATCAACACCGCCGGCATCGGCGTGGTGCGTTGCGACGTGTCGAGTTCGGCTTGCAACGCGCGTCCTGGCGACGTCGTGATAGTCAACGGTTATCTCGGCGATCACGGCGCTGCGATTCTGGTGGCACGTCAGCAACTTGCACTGGAAGCCGATGTGGAAAGCGATTGTTGTCCGCTCAATAGCCTGATTGCGGTGATGCTTGATGCGTGCTCGCAGATTCATTGCTTGCGCGATGCGACTCGCGGCGGCGTCGCGACCGTGTTGAACGAGTTCGCACAGAGTTCGAACGTGACGATACGGCTGCGCGAAGCGGACCTGCCGTTACGTGAGCAGGTCAAGGGCGCATGCGAGATTCTCGGCCTCGATCCGCTGTATCTGGCCAACGAGGGCAAGCTGGTGGCCGTCGTGCCCGCCGACGCTGCGGAGCGGGTGCTTGCCGCCATGCGTGCGCATCCGGCGGGGCGTGAGGCGGCGTCGATCGGCACGGTGGAAATTGGCGAGGTGGACGGCGGCGGGCTCGTCGTTATGCAGACGGCGTTCGGCGGGCAGCGCATCGTCGATATGCTGGTGGGTGAGCAACTGCCGCGCATCTGCTGA
- a CDS encoding SIS domain-containing protein, translated as MPEHESLQALYPFLHGARQDADKLDAALLESVRLKAQDSVDTKRQFFDENGPAMVRIAYAIAEMYRRDGRLFTMGNGGSSCDASHIAVEFLHPVTTGRPALTAINLVADVAMMTAVGNDVGFSHIFVRQLVAQGRRGDALIGVSTSGNSENLLTAFSKAKEIGLLTIGLSGHDGGRMATSAAVDHCLVVRSDSIHRVQETHVAIYHILWDLVHTLLADDRGGLAASTGLAGSAEGGAP; from the coding sequence ATGCCCGAACATGAATCGCTGCAGGCGTTATATCCGTTCCTGCATGGCGCGCGCCAGGACGCGGACAAGCTCGACGCCGCGCTGCTCGAATCCGTGCGTCTGAAGGCGCAGGACAGCGTCGACACCAAGCGACAATTCTTCGACGAAAACGGTCCGGCGATGGTGCGGATTGCTTATGCGATCGCCGAGATGTACCGCCGCGACGGCAGGCTCTTCACCATGGGCAATGGCGGCTCGAGTTGCGATGCCTCGCATATCGCCGTCGAGTTTCTGCATCCAGTGACCACGGGCCGTCCGGCGTTGACCGCGATCAATCTGGTGGCCGACGTGGCCATGATGACGGCGGTCGGCAACGATGTCGGCTTCAGTCATATTTTCGTGCGGCAACTGGTAGCGCAGGGACGGCGTGGCGATGCGCTGATCGGCGTGTCGACCAGCGGAAATTCCGAAAACCTGCTGACGGCCTTTTCGAAGGCGAAAGAAATCGGCCTGCTAACTATCGGGCTATCGGGCCACGATGGCGGCCGTATGGCGACCAGCGCCGCGGTCGATCATTGTCTCGTGGTGAGAAGCGACAGCATTCACCGCGTGCAGGAAACTCACGTCGCGATTTATCACATTCTGTGGGACCTCGTGCATACGCTGCTTGCTGACGACCGCGGCGGCCTCGCCGCTTCGACCGGCCTTGCAGGTTCAGCGGAAGGAGGCGCGCCATGA
- the hypA gene encoding hydrogenase maturation nickel metallochaperone HypA, with the protein MHELSIANSVVEICAEQANGARVRRVTLEIGKLSAVMPDAIRFCFDVCAKDTAVEGATLEIIEMPGQARCLVCGETLDIDVPFGQCECGSADLELISGQQMKIRQMEVV; encoded by the coding sequence ATGCATGAGTTGAGTATTGCCAACAGCGTTGTCGAGATTTGCGCGGAACAGGCCAATGGCGCGCGGGTAAGACGTGTGACGCTGGAAATTGGAAAGTTGTCGGCGGTGATGCCTGACGCGATCCGGTTCTGCTTCGACGTTTGCGCGAAGGACACGGCGGTGGAGGGCGCAACCCTGGAGATCATTGAGATGCCTGGGCAGGCACGTTGCCTCGTGTGTGGCGAGACGCTCGACATCGATGTGCCGTTTGGGCAGTGCGAATGCGGGAGTGCAGATCTCGAACTGATTTCGGGGCAGCAGATGAAGATCCGGCAGATGGAGGTGGTGTGA
- the hypB gene encoding hydrogenase nickel incorporation protein HypB, protein MTDLDAEKGVQTGAQSQSQSQAAQDVAIPGARGVAYRRVSEDESGHARLHTHGHSHSHDGDHAHDHVHAHDHQHVQGSEHVTSITLEQDILAKNQLLAERNRGWLAGRSILAVNLMSSPGAGKTTLLERTIHDLGETWPLTVIEGDQATLNDAERIRATGARVVQINTGTGCHLDAEMASRALTQLDPPMHSVVMIENVGNLVCPALFDLGEGAKVLILSVTEGEDKPIKYPHMFRACSLLLLNKIDLLPYLRFDVERCIDYALRVNPRIEVLRVSAQSGEGMAAWYSWVRGKCADFSSTPTGMGFA, encoded by the coding sequence GTGACCGATCTGGATGCGGAGAAGGGTGTGCAGACGGGAGCGCAGTCGCAATCGCAATCGCAGGCTGCGCAGGATGTCGCTATACCCGGCGCGCGTGGAGTGGCCTATCGGCGAGTGAGCGAAGATGAGAGTGGCCATGCACGCCTGCATACTCACGGTCACTCGCATTCACATGACGGCGATCACGCGCACGACCATGTTCATGCACATGATCATCAGCATGTTCAGGGGAGCGAACATGTCACTTCAATCACGTTGGAGCAGGACATTCTGGCGAAGAATCAGTTGTTGGCCGAGCGCAATCGCGGCTGGCTGGCTGGGCGATCGATTCTCGCGGTGAACCTCATGAGTTCGCCTGGCGCGGGCAAGACGACTTTGCTTGAACGTACGATTCACGATTTAGGCGAGACGTGGCCACTGACGGTGATTGAAGGTGACCAGGCGACGCTCAACGACGCCGAGCGCATTCGCGCCACCGGTGCGCGCGTGGTTCAGATCAACACGGGCACGGGATGTCATCTGGATGCGGAGATGGCGTCACGGGCGCTGACGCAGCTCGATCCGCCGATGCATTCGGTTGTGATGATCGAGAATGTGGGCAATCTTGTGTGTCCTGCGTTGTTTGATCTTGGCGAAGGGGCCAAGGTGTTGATTCTTTCCGTCACGGAAGGGGAGGATAAGCCGATCAAATATCCGCATATGTTTCGGGCTTGTTCGTTGTTGTTGTTGAACAAGATCGATTTGTTGCCGTATTTGCGGTTTGATGTTGAGCGGTGCATTGACTATGCATTGAGAGTTAATCCACGGATTGAGGTTTTGCGGGTGTCGGCGCAGAGCGGTGAAGGGATGGCGGCGTGGTATTCGTGGGTTCGGGGGAAGTGCGCGGATTTTTCCTCTACGCCTACGGGGATGGGTTTTGCTTGA
- a CDS encoding ATP-binding protein, whose product MNFPAEEDFHRLLDALTLCVLLHDAETKAIVWANRAACEALGFTLEELLPLKAKDMTRPVPKYRREIGVGAMDRAITEGPQVYEWCYRSRNGADMLSEAIATYVPLRERAVVMVQFRDISVEDTLKQTLRRYESRLREFMQDLGEGVAVLTPGGEVEFVSESGRRVLGLEEGAPMGDVLDYCSASDRDRLLEQLAAAPRIQPSAPQRYRITRRDGTPGWLRITCRRIEIEDDLNGRLLHFRDITDEVAVEEARRDEARLLEYAGRYNAMGEMATAIAHELSQPLAAVRNFIEGAIRRLAQPGPVEDAVWGLRSADRQAEHAAVIIKSVRDYIVKREPSETDADLRDIVADVAYFIELRAKDAGVAVSIEQAPEALPVYCERVLIGQVVLNLAFNAIEALMQDTHESTNAAARHGEVRLVTSLRGEVALMHVIDNGPGVPADAHGRLFDGFSSPKAGGNGIGLSLCKNIVTRHGGEIWAKPARQGGLQCSFTLPLVSTPGR is encoded by the coding sequence ATGAATTTCCCCGCCGAAGAAGATTTCCACCGCCTGCTCGACGCGCTGACGCTGTGCGTCCTGCTGCACGACGCCGAAACGAAAGCGATCGTGTGGGCCAATCGCGCGGCCTGCGAGGCGCTCGGCTTTACGCTCGAAGAACTGTTGCCGCTCAAGGCGAAAGATATGACTCGCCCGGTGCCGAAGTACCGGCGCGAGATTGGTGTCGGCGCCATGGACCGCGCGATCACCGAAGGCCCCCAGGTCTACGAGTGGTGTTACCGCTCGCGTAACGGCGCCGATATGCTGTCCGAGGCCATTGCCACCTACGTGCCGCTGCGCGAGCGCGCGGTGGTGATGGTGCAGTTCCGCGATATCAGCGTCGAAGACACCCTCAAGCAGACGCTGCGGCGCTACGAGTCGCGGTTGCGCGAGTTCATGCAGGATCTCGGCGAAGGCGTCGCGGTACTGACGCCCGGGGGCGAAGTGGAATTCGTCAGCGAATCCGGCCGTCGCGTGCTGGGTCTGGAAGAGGGCGCGCCGATGGGCGACGTGCTCGACTATTGCAGCGCGTCCGATCGCGACCGTCTGCTCGAACAGCTCGCCGCCGCACCGCGCATCCAGCCCTCGGCGCCGCAGCGTTATCGCATCACGCGCCGCGACGGCACGCCGGGCTGGTTGCGCATCACGTGCAGACGAATCGAGATCGAAGACGATCTCAACGGCCGCCTGCTGCACTTTCGCGATATCACGGACGAAGTCGCTGTCGAAGAGGCGCGCCGCGATGAAGCGCGGTTGCTGGAATACGCGGGGCGCTACAACGCAATGGGCGAAATGGCGACCGCCATTGCGCACGAGTTGAGCCAGCCGCTCGCGGCGGTGCGCAATTTCATCGAAGGCGCGATCCGGCGCCTCGCGCAACCCGGGCCCGTCGAGGACGCAGTATGGGGTTTGCGCAGCGCCGATCGTCAGGCCGAGCATGCGGCGGTCATCATCAAGAGCGTGCGCGACTACATCGTCAAGCGCGAGCCGAGCGAGACGGATGCGGATCTGCGCGACATCGTCGCGGACGTTGCTTACTTCATCGAATTGCGCGCCAAAGACGCGGGTGTTGCGGTCAGTATCGAGCAGGCGCCCGAAGCCTTGCCGGTGTATTGCGAGCGCGTGCTGATCGGCCAGGTGGTGCTGAACCTGGCATTCAATGCGATCGAGGCGCTGATGCAAGACACACATGAAAGCACGAATGCCGCGGCACGGCACGGGGAAGTGCGTCTTGTCACCAGCCTGCGAGGCGAGGTCGCGCTCATGCACGTGATCGACAACGGTCCAGGCGTGCCGGCCGACGCGCACGGCCGCCTGTTCGACGGTTTTTCTTCGCCGAAGGCGGGTGGCAATGGCATTGGTTTGTCGCTGTGCAAAAACATCGTCACGCGGCACGGTGGCGAAATCTGGGCCAAGCCGGCACGACAGGGCGGGCTCCAATGCAGTTTTACGCTGCCACTCGTCTCCACACCCGGCCGCTGA
- a CDS encoding nuclear transport factor 2 family protein — MNETPDTLVMLAERLAALEAESAVRRTMARYMALCDVPSGALEGETLVALFATDAIWEGIGPQYASKFGRLAGHAQILAMLTRYLPPSPHFSVNVHFLTSETIEVRGATAKGRWIMLQASGYVDAQAELISARLEVDFAPAGDGRDWLITHFRTERLFDAPWQVNARKPNP; from the coding sequence ATGAACGAGACCCCAGACACGCTTGTCATGTTGGCTGAACGCCTCGCGGCGCTCGAAGCCGAATCCGCGGTTCGCCGCACGATGGCGCGCTATATGGCGCTATGTGATGTCCCTTCGGGCGCGCTCGAAGGCGAAACGCTCGTGGCCCTCTTCGCGACCGACGCGATCTGGGAAGGCATCGGCCCGCAGTATGCCAGCAAGTTCGGCCGCCTCGCCGGTCATGCGCAAATTCTCGCGATGCTCACGCGCTACCTGCCGCCGTCGCCGCATTTCTCGGTGAATGTGCACTTCCTCACGTCGGAAACCATCGAGGTGCGGGGCGCAACCGCGAAGGGCCGCTGGATCATGCTGCAAGCGTCCGGCTATGTCGACGCGCAAGCGGAGTTGATCTCGGCGCGCCTCGAAGTGGATTTCGCACCCGCCGGCGATGGCCGCGACTGGCTCATCACGCACTTTCGCACCGAACGTCTGTTCGATGCGCCCTGGCAAGTCAATGCAAGGAAACCGAACCCATGA
- a CDS encoding acyl-CoA dehydrogenase family protein codes for MSDTATDTVAAVTDAGPAATRLPLTDVIAEIAVRREEFERLSHVPRDVIASLKRAGVYRAATPRRFGGDALAPTAFLDMIERIAVADGSAAWVASFGSANVYLAALPLATQAHIYADGPDQVFAGGLFPVQHAQPADGGWRVNGTWKFASGCKGADWLGVGIGATGLGAAGSGATGSGVPGKPRTAVFRPHQVEIVENWDVVGMQGTGSHDLRATDQFVADDWTFVRGGEACVDEPLYRYPTIAYAAQVLAVVNLGLARAALDVANQMAGGRKTTTGAPQLADRAYYRIELAKAEAQLRSARAFFYDTTDTVWQSILAGNPVTPEQTSLLRLAATQIAREGAEVVQRAYRLGGTMAIYRTHPLQRLLRDAMVVTQHAFLGEGNYDGAGAVFVGVPPIPGYL; via the coding sequence ATGTCAGATACCGCCACCGACACTGTTGCCGCCGTCACGGACGCCGGCCCCGCGGCAACACGCCTGCCGCTGACCGATGTCATCGCCGAAATCGCCGTGCGGCGCGAGGAGTTCGAGCGTCTGTCGCATGTGCCGCGCGACGTCATCGCGAGTCTCAAGCGTGCGGGCGTGTATCGCGCGGCAACGCCGCGGCGTTTCGGCGGCGATGCGCTCGCGCCTACTGCGTTCCTCGACATGATCGAACGCATCGCGGTAGCGGACGGTTCGGCGGCGTGGGTCGCAAGTTTCGGCTCGGCAAACGTGTATCTCGCTGCCTTGCCGCTGGCAACGCAGGCGCACATCTACGCCGACGGTCCCGATCAGGTGTTTGCAGGCGGCCTTTTCCCGGTCCAGCATGCCCAGCCCGCCGATGGTGGCTGGCGTGTCAACGGCACGTGGAAATTCGCGAGCGGCTGCAAGGGCGCGGATTGGCTTGGCGTGGGGATCGGTGCGACCGGCCTGGGTGCGGCCGGCTCAGGTGCGACCGGCTCAGGCGTACCCGGCAAGCCACGCACGGCCGTGTTTCGACCACATCAGGTCGAGATCGTCGAGAACTGGGATGTGGTCGGCATGCAAGGCACCGGCAGTCACGATCTGCGCGCGACCGATCAATTTGTTGCCGACGACTGGACCTTCGTGCGCGGCGGCGAAGCGTGCGTGGACGAACCACTGTATCGCTACCCGACGATCGCTTACGCGGCGCAAGTGCTGGCCGTGGTCAACCTCGGTCTGGCGCGTGCGGCGCTCGATGTCGCCAACCAGATGGCCGGCGGCCGCAAGACGACCACCGGCGCACCGCAACTCGCCGACCGCGCGTACTACCGGATCGAACTGGCGAAAGCCGAGGCGCAATTGCGTTCGGCACGGGCGTTCTTCTACGACACTACCGACACGGTCTGGCAGTCAATCCTCGCCGGCAACCCGGTTACGCCGGAGCAGACCAGCCTGCTGCGCCTCGCCGCGACGCAGATCGCCCGCGAAGGCGCCGAGGTTGTACAGCGCGCCTACCGGCTCGGCGGCACGATGGCGATCTACCGCACGCATCCGTTGCAGCGCCTCTTACGTGACGCGATGGTGGTCACCCAGCACGCTTTTCTCGGCGAAGGCAACTACGACGGCGCCGGTGCGGTGTTCGTCGGCGTACCGCCGATTCCGGGCTACCTGTAA